A region of the Gadus morhua chromosome 1, gadMor3.0, whole genome shotgun sequence genome:
TATAGACCTTTATTACAAGTTTAGTCACAAGACGCGTCGGACAACCAGATGGATAGTATGCTGGGATTGCATGGGGCGATGTGTCTTAAAACTGATATCGCTTTGAAAGGGACAAAGCCATCCAACGGGACCCCCAATCCTCTCCTGGCGAGCTCCGGCCACACAAGTGACAACACATACAAAGAGATCCTCTGTGAGCAGTTCATCTTGTTCTCAGTCACAGCGAGCAAACAGCCCGTTTTTCTACTCTGTACGGTTGCTTTCTGCTGTTTTTCACCGCAAAGAGTTAACGGAGAAGCAGCGTTCGGCAGCATGCTCAAGCCAAGCACCTCCTCTCATGTCAGCTTTTACATAAATAAGAGCCTTttttatctcttcctctctctctctctctctctctctctctctctctctctctctctctctctctctctctctctttctctctctccatcactccctctgcttctctttctctccctcatgcacgcccacacagaGCCTGTCAGAAGCGCACGAGGatgggaggaggatggagggaggtggGTGAAGCATGACACGTGGAAAAGGAGAAGCGTTGCTCTTAACACTGCATTCACTCGTCTTTCCTTCATCTCTCCGCTCTCTATCCCCATCTTTTCTTCCTGGGGTTCTATACATAGGGGGTCCACTGGCATGTCTTTGTCTCCTGCTGGACGTTACAGAGAGTGACCGTACCTCTCGGTctgtctttatttgtgtctggGTGAAGGGATAGAGGTGGATTGTGGTGAGGTGCtagtgtttgactcccagctgaaaggtactgggtaCGATAGCTAAAACACCTCTGCGCTAATTAACCACCTGTATCTGATTTCActctgtaagtcgctttggatcatAGCATCTAAAGCTAAATTGCTAGATAGTAAAAACAAATGAGAAAATCCAATCTGAAGACTAAATGCATATACATGTTGATATCATCCATCAATTACCGAGACTTAGAAGTCTTCAAATCAAGTAGAAGAAGAATAATACAGTTATAAAACAGTTCATTTGTCAATACAGTAGATTAGACAAAGCAGTATGAGGCGGTGAACGCAAATCAAAAGAAATGCCTATTGAACGGCTATGACACCCGACTGCAAACCAAAAGTaacatctctgtctctgtctctagctccctctccctctctctccctctctctctctctctctctctctctctctctctctctctctctctctctctctctctctctctctctctctctctctctctctccctccaggaaACAGAAGTTCACAGCTCAAAGTAGCACTTAGCTCTTCTTGTGTTGCTGGGGAAGAAAAACAGGAATGCCTGTTATGACTAATCACTCAGGCTGGCGATGGCGTGTTATATTACGTCAAAAATCATAGACACACTAACAaatgtgtgcaaacacacacacacacacacacacacacacacacacacacacacacacacacacacacacacacacacacacacacacacacacacacagacacacacacacacacacacacacacacacacacacacacacacacacacacacacacacacacacgcacgcacacacacacacaaggcttaACAAAGAGACCCTATTGCTCTCTTCTTCCAGTTAGAGGCTAGGTTAGGTCTTGCTCACACCTACGTTCAACCGTTCCTTTATAAAGGAATGCGCAGAGTCCATCTATAGACCAACTCTGGCATTAGTCACCCGCATCCGGTCATTGGAGAAGTCAACCGCTGCCAAATGGGTCCGTTCACTTCTGTATTGATTTCTTGCTTGTTTAACTCTGTTAAAACCACAGTCGCAATATACCAGTAGAGTGGGGGGGCGACATACAAACTACGTGACGCGTGCCCGCTGCCACTGGAAATGTATTCAGGCATTGCTATGACATCAATCTGGGACTTTGATTCTGCACACAGACAGGTCGACCTGTGCCTGCTTTTGAATGTGCTAATGGCTCTGTTGGTCACACACCGCCATTATGCCACAAACCACATTTAACTAGAAAACCATGCAGTGAGATGGATTCCTCTCCACTTTCACTCCACTTATACACATTTTATTCGCAGCTAAATATTAATGTGTGCTGGATCCAATAAATCTTCCACTTACTTACAAAATTAATTGTGCTTCTATTACATGTTTCTGTTAATGGCATAAATACTTTCCCTTGCTAATCATTCATGTATTAGTAATGAGTGCAGCTGTTATGCTCTCAATCCAAAGaggctctctctagctctccttctctatcactctctctcactatctctccctATTTTCCTCTCCCGAtaactccctcctctctctcattctctttctcattctctctctctctctctctctctctctctctctctctctctctctctctctctctctctctctctctctctctctctctctctctctctctctctctctctctcactctctctctctttctctttccttcactctctttcttcctctctctctctctctctctctctctctctctctctctctctctctctctctctctctctctctctctctctctctctctctctctctctctctctctctctccctttcccttcactctctctctctctctctctctctctctctctctctctctctctctctctctctctctctctctctctctctctctctctctctctctctctctctctctctctctctctctctctctctctctctctctctctctctctctctccatctctctctctctcttccttcactctctctccatctctctctttccccttggATGTAGAATGAggacttgtctctctctctgtttcttcgTCCTTCTGCACTAAATGGAAACATTTCTGTTCTGTCTGTTGCCTCTATTGTCTGTGTCCTTGTAGAacaaatataaatgtacatgtgttgtgtgtgtgtgagagtgtgtgagagtgtgtgtgtgtgtgtgtgtgtgtgtgtgtgtgtgtgtgtgtgtgtgtgtgtgtgtgtgtgtgtgtgtgtgtgtgtgtgtgtgtgtgtgtgcgtgcgtgcctgtgtgtgtgtgtgtgtatagtgtgtgtgtgcgtttgtgtgtgtgtgtgtgtatgtgtgtgtgtgtgtgtgtgcaggcatttCAATTGTTCATCAATGATCTCTTTGATTGTGTGTTGAACATTTGTCAACTAAATTAGAATTGTCAATTGAATAGCCACACAATAAAACGTACATCAAATTGTTACAATCTTTAAAATAGCCAAATTACAGCGTTCCTACTATCAATGAATTGTTTCATCCAAATACCGCTAAATGCACAAACCAATGTTTCCTAATAGCGAGTATCATAGGTGTCATTTATTTGTCGCTTTTTCCTGTTGCACTAACGTGTGACGTTTATGTGTGTCGTGTTTTATATAGCTCTGCTTAAAACTCTGTAATTCATCTGTGCTTTGGTCTTGATGCACCTGGTATGTACCACTGGGAAAACTAAAGCTGCAGTATCCAGATTTAGCCCGGAATACTAAAGAGGCTACTTCTCTGCTCTCACCTCCTCTGCCATGCTAATCTCCTCCCCTATCATTTGTTTCCTTTTAATGGCCCGCTTATTATCAGCGTATAATCGCTCTCCTATTCTCTCGTGCTTGTTTAAAACGGTACCACTTCCTGTTACCTCCACCACtctcccaccaacccccccatctccccccaccaccctatAGACCTGCCGTAGTAGTGTGCTGCTGAGAGGGTCCAGGGGAGGAGCATGTTCTGACAGAGATGCCACTGGAGATGGAGAAGACACCCGTCACCAAGCTCATGTATGACTTCCAGAGGAACTCCACCTCGGACGACGACTCTGGCTGTGCTCTGGAGGAATACGCCTGGGCCCCACCTGGCCTCAGCCCAGAACAGGTGAGGCAGACAGAGGTACACCGAATCAGATATAAACCCACACCCTTCTCCTCCTTAAAGCTTCCCTTCTCGTCCCTGATGCTGCAACGCCATCCTTTACACGTGATGTCATCATTATCAAGAAAATAAGTTGATGATTTAGAATTATTATTTCTCCGAATGGTTGGTGCATTCTTTTTTAGCACATTGGATCCTCATGTATTCatctatactttttttttttttttcatatcagATTCATCACACATTATTTAAGGATGTGAATAAAGCTCTGAATGGCTCAAAATGTCAGTGGCTTCCCAGGGAAAAAGAAGGCTTGAACTGAATCCTGTGTAATTTTAAAGTAAGTCTAGCAGTGTGTGGCAGCGGACCTCCCAGCGCTGCACTAATAGAGGAGAAGCATGCCTGATAATAGTCATTTCTCCAGTCAGCCGTCTTGACAGGATGCAGGGAGGATCTCCCGGCCTCTTTCATGCCACAGGAGATACAACACAGTCAGAGCGGCCCCTTGTTTGACTTCCAATGTATATGTAAAGAAGATGCTAAAAATAAagatgaatgatttttaaagAAACAAAAGGCATCTTTTGTTCCattatcattcattcattattattttgaatgaatgaacaaagcatatacatatatgcatatgcatatgcatatatatatatatatatatatatatatatataccgttgtataaatatatatatacccttTGTTTAGCATATActgcatatacatatatgtctctgtatatatatagtctGCTATAGAAATgtcgaaataaataaataacagaaaCTAGCCATGCAATCATTTGACTCTCAACAAGGTTTTCATATCGTTATAATTTTTAGCATCATATTTgttctcatcttcctcctccttctcatcgtCGTTATCATCATTACCATAAATATAAGTAGACTAGTAGCAATACTGTTGTTATGCTGCAATATAATGTTTAGATTTTGTCCTTCATTTACCAGGTTTCATATGTTGTAATTTTTCCTGTCTCGCACATAATTGACAAGCAACGGTTGCCACAGCATTCTGAATGTCATCTGTAGAAAAATAAAGTTCCTTTCCAGATTCTGGTTTCAAGGGCTGTGCTGATAGATAAAAGCAGACTGAAAAACACAAACCTTGATGTGCATAAAGGCTGACCTTGGCTGGCCAAACCTAAGAACACTAATGTCAAAATATTGGCATTGCAAATATTTAAATCAGCTAGTTAAATTAATCCTTGGCTCGATAGATCTCTGGACAGATTTGCTAGtctgttaccatggttacaATATGACCCGGGAGAAAAGCACTTTTACCATAACGTTAACTATTGATCAAACATAAGTGTGATTCTATTTTGGGTCATCAACTGCCTTGTGTTGTATACTTGTTCCAGGTGCATCAGTACTACAGCTGCTTACCGGAGGACAAGGTCCCCTATGTTAATAGTCCAGGAGAGAAATATCGCATCAAACAACTTCTTCAGCAGTTGCCCCCACATGACAATGAGGTAAAAACAAATAGATGTTTTTTCAATGGCAGTCTTGGAGTTTGAATACACATGAGATGGATGACGATTTTTTGCGTGTTTCTTCCCGGGTCAGGTGCGCTACTGCAACACTCTAGACGAGGAGGAGAAACGGGAGCTGAAGCTCTTCAGTAACCAGCGGAAGATGGACAACCTGGGGAGGGGCAGTGTGCGTCCTTTCCCCCTCAATATCACCGGGGCCGGCTGTGAGCAGGTAGCGGGCTTACATTCTCTACGCTCTCCAGACGCTATGTTTTAGTTTGTGCTTTTGAAATGCCCCAAACTATTAACCGCTGCTATTTCATTTGAGGCCCTTGAATATCTAGttcatgttattattattagtaatattacagtATTGCCATAATAATTCCTTATTTGTGCCATTTAAGGCATATAACATGAGGCACTGACCCAATGCAATCTTCTTGTATCTTGTACTTATTTATGGCTCTATATCATAGCTTCTCTAACACTGTATCATTTGAACGTCATGCAGGCCTCTCTGTCCACTGATCACGTCCTGCATTGCCCCTCTTTATCCTCCCCTCTATAGTGCGGTGGCCAAATCAACGGAGGGGAAATCGTAGTGTTTGCTGCCCGGACCGGCCATGGCCAGTGCTGGCATCCCCAGTGCTTTGTGTGCAACATGTGCGAGGAACTGCTGGTGGACCTCATCTACTTCTACCAGGACGGAAAAATCTTCTGTGGCCGGCACCACGCTGAGCGGCTGAAGCCCCGCTGCTGTGCCTGCGATGAGGTGCGTCCGCCCGCCCCTGCCCAAAGCCTTCAAACGCTTCAGAGGCCTTGAAACGGTTGATTTAGGTCAAAGAGCCTTTCAACTCGCTCTGAATTAATAATACCAAATACATACCTTTAAAGAGTAACGACGGCCGGTCTGAGCCCAGACGCGCCAGCAGAATCGTTGGTGAGACGCTGATTGTATCAACTGCTGACAGGCTCACATTAGTACTAAAGGAAATGTCTCTTTATTAGTCAATCGTTGGCCCCGCCGTCTCTGGCTTTAGTCCGTCTTTTACCACGGCCACCTTCCATCCCGAAAGCCTTTTGGATGGATTTCAGACGGATTTGCTATCTCTGGCTTTGAGCGAATCAGCGTTAATAAACATTATATTGTACTTGATGCAGATCATCTTTGCTGACGAATGCACCGAGGCGGAGGGCCGGCATTGGCACATGAAGCACTTCTGCTGCTTTGAGTGTGAGACGGTGCTAGGGGGCCAGCGCTACATCATGAAGGACGGCCGCCCGCACTGCTGCAACTGCTTCGAGTCCCTCTACGCCGAGTACTGCGACGCCTGCGGCGAGCACATAGGTGACCACACTTCTGCCTATGCCGTGTTTGCCAACCATTGTTGGCCCAGACAGAACCCCCAAAGGGGGTAGAAACTCCATCCAACCACAATATGTTTACAAAAGTGTCAGATCTGTGGCCTCACCGCATATGATTTTAACCCCAATGATCTTATGTTCATTGCATTCATTTGATTGATTGTGGCTGTTGCAGGCCTTTAATAACCCTGTCCAATCAAGTCCAGCGacttccacaaggctaggccGACATATTACTGAAGCTAGCTACTAGTCACGTATTTTGGGGGAGTAGATTAGGAGGGAGGCCtcgaggggaggggtgggactTTCCTGGGTGGATACTTTCCAAATCTAGCCTACCATTGCTTGTTTTTCCATATTGTCTACCTTTACTTTAAATGCAATCAAACAATATCCATAGCTTATAAGTCAGCATTCTCCCACGGCCTCATCGCCATATCAGGCAACCCCGAGGTTGTCAACCACTGCCCTAGACATAATTAAGATCCTCTGAACTGCTGATACGGTACAAGGATGCAGAAATGCTCGTGAGAATGTCAGAAAACAAGGAAGGATACGGCGTGTGCTCACTGTGAAGGAAAGCTCCAGGGAGGACGTTAGGGAACACATTTAACAATGGGTAACATATGCACCCCCGGCCCTGTGCGCGACACAGCTGCAGAGAGGCGTAGTCTGCGCAGTGAGAGGTGGATGCTTATTATCCTCTCTGGCTCCAGCAACAGTGGAGGGTTCTGCTTGTTTCAGATGATGCCATGTTGCATCCagatggaaggaaggaaagatgaTTAGTTCCCCTAGCTCTGGATCGCGTCCAATGAAATGTGTTGTGTTATTTTACCAACCGCATAATCAGGCATTTGAGTGTAACCGAACAAATATTATTTTCCCTCTGGGACATAAACCCAGGTAGCGCCAGAGCTCATTTATTCatgatatatttgtatttatttatgtcacAAGAATAACCACTCACACATATTTCCGATTAGTTTCATCTACAGACTAAATACACACCATCAAAGGTACGGTTCCAGTCTTGCTTCAGATCGATGAAACCATGTATATACAACATTATTCAGTATTTAATATTTCAGATTTAATCAACCCTTCACcatgtcaaataaaacaaaatcggGATCTCATTGACAATATCATCTCATAGTTTCCATTCATAGATCTGCAACTAAGTTGTGTTTTACGGCTTGACTTTCAGGGATTGACCAAGGCCAGATGACCTATGATGGACAGCACTGGCACGCGACAGAGGAGTGCTTCTGCTGCGCCCGCTGTAAGCGCTCCCTGCTGGgccgccccttcctccccaaGCAGGGCCAGATCTTCTGCTCACGCTCCTGTAGTGCCGGACAGGTAACCAATCATGCACATTGAAAAAATTGCAATGAATGCATAGCACACCAGGAATTACTCTCGACCATTCACGTTTTTTCCACATTGTTGAACCAATGTCCCTAACACAGTGCTTTCTTGCGTGTGAACCAATCAGGAACCGAACGAATCGGACTCTTCGGACTCAGCCTTCCAGAGCGCCCGGTCCCGGGAGTCCCGCCACAGCACCAATGTTGGGAAAAAGGAACGTCGAAATGCGAGCCAGGAACGACGGAACGCTGAGGCCCGGCAGCCGGCCTCGGCGCCCATGCCCGACCGCATGTCTGCTGAGATAGACCCCCTCTCCGTCCAGATGGACCGCCTGAGCGTGTCCTCCGGCCCGACGCCCAGCCGGACCCCTTGCCGAACCCCGAGCCGCACTCCCAGCCGCGCCCCCAGCCTCAACCAGGTGTGGATGAGCAGGGATGAGGCGTACCCTTCTGCTGCCTATGAGAGCGCCAAGCGGGaaccctctcccactcccacacCCATACAGATGCTGGGCCAATGTAATCCCAGACAGGGTTACAACCCCAACTCAAACCCTCACCCGCCCACACAGAGCCCCGTCAACCCAGGGAAGAGGCCTGATTCCTGGGGTAAGGAACAAGGCAACACCAAGAGAACCCCTATGGCCGCCCTGAGAGGCCAATCCTTCAACGAAAACTGGATCCATCACAGCCAGGACGAGTTCCGGCCCACCAAGCTCCGCACCCAGATGAGCTTCAACGAGGTGTCCAGCCAGGGCCAGGGCATCTCAGACAAGAGGAGCATCAGCCTGCATGGCTTCCAGAGGGCGAACCGGCCCCCACTGATTCGGAGGAACCCCATCAATGGCATGAGTTTCCAAGAAACCCTTACTCCTCTTGAACAGACTCCTCGCGGATCCATGGATTCCCTGATCACATCCAACGCCGCAGGTGAAGTATCATTTTATGTAAAGGACATAATAGACAGGAATCATGCATGTAATGACACACATCTTTGGATGCAATATTTGATGCAGAAGTGTTTTCTTCACAGGTAACTCTCTGGACGGGGTCAGTAAGCGGCAGGAGCATCTGTCCAGGTTCTCTATGCCTGATCTGAGTAAGGACTCGGGCGTGAATGTGTCTGAGAAGAGCCACATGGGCActctcagctcctccatgcAGTTCCACAGCACAgagtccctctcctcctcccgtctGTATGGGAACATGGACGCTGCACTGAGGGTGGGCTACCCCCTGCAGTACTGGGACCCCTCCCGGCCCCTGGCCTTCAACGCCAACGGTCACGCCGGTCTGATGGGCAGCAGCGGAAACATACGCATGTCATCCATGAGCGAGAGAACCCCTCGCCGGCACCCTAACGGGCAGGAACCCGTATCCCAGCAACAGCAACCGCAACCGAGGAGCCGCAAGCACCGCCGCGGTAACCACGGTAACAGCCAGCACCGCAGCGGACGGCACCACAAGCGCTCCCGCCGCTCCCGCTCTGACAACGCCCTGCACCTGGTGGCCGACCGGCCCGCCCACGTGGCGGAGCCGCCGCACCGCCGCGTGCAGGAGGACTACGACCGCTTCCCCAGCGGCCACGCCGCcagggagctgctgctgggcctggCGCCGGGCGCCtacaggcagcagcagcagtaccggCCCTGCCCCCGCACCACCTCGGACCTCACCCTGCAGAACGCGGGCTGGCAGCCGCAGGGCCCGGGCCAGGGCGGGCCGCTCTGGGCCGAGGGCTACCGAGAGGGGGCGGACCCCTGGTGCTCgagctgctcctccagctctgAGTCGGAGGAGGACGACGCCTACTTCCAGGGGGAGGCCATCCCGCGGCCCGTGCAGCTGCGCTACATCAACAACGAGGAGCTCCGGCACCGCTACAGCCCCTCCGGGATGCCGGGCCACCACGCGCCCCTGCAAGGACCCCTCCACGGGCAGATGCACACCCGCCAAAGGAGAAAGAGCAAGAACTGTGCCATCTCCTAGATGTGAGGGAGAGGATACGGGGActggagagcgggagagagaaggatgtgtgggagggagcagggagtgGGATGTGTAAGAGAGATAGTGGACAGGGACTGCGTGTACAGTAAAATGGAGAGAAACTGAGGGTGGAGCGGATGATGAAGAAAGGAAATGGCAGATTTCTGCTGTTTGTGATCTAACACAACTCTTGTTTGTGTACACCTACAAAGTATGACGTTATCGCGAGAAGAGGGGTTACACAGCAGACTCAAATCAAGGGACAGCTAAATAAGGATCTGTTTGATCGGTAATCGTGCATatagtctggtctggtctcaaATAACTggctaatgtgtgtgcgtgtgtctgtgtgtgtgtgtgtgtgagaaagtttATACCCTTTGCACCAGAGAGTCCTTTCAACATGTCAAAAGGGGAGTTTTTTGTATCACTGTAGAACCTGGGCTGCGTTGGCCAGCCTCTGCTCACAGGCCAGTGCTCTGAACACATTGGCGTAAACCTACCGAGAGGAGAACACATCGAGAGATATCGTGTTGGAATAGTGAAAGCTGTGCGATATGAATGGAGAAAACGGTGGGGTAGGTACTGAGCTGCGACTTAGTTTGCCCCAGTGGAATCCAAAAGCTGCTGGAAAAGTGTTGGCTCGCAGACCAAGTTATCACCTTATGTAAATAGTCTGTTACACCATGTGCTCTACATAGACTGCTCTCCATGCTTTACCAATGGCAGGTCGCTAGATAGGCCTCAACTCCTTGTTCTATCAGGCAAAGTAACGTCAGGTACGGTCCTGTCTTCTTTTCTTCAAcatacttctttttttaatacttATTATTTTTAGTTGGATAAATAAAGGACAAATTAATGGTGACAATAAATTATCGATACCTGTTTAATGTATataaagtaaacaaaaatagaaataaaaatgtCTTTAAAGTATTGGATGTGGTAATGTAAATGTTATGTACATATTgtcttacatatttatataaatatattttgtaactTAAGAATCCTTATTTGTATAAGACAGGGTAGAGATAGGAGGATTTGCATGTACCTTTTAATGTTGTCGTCCTATATGGAAATAAAGTGTATTACAATGAATAACCAGAAGGGTGCCAGTTAATGTCCAAGCTTACTGGTATGTGGTTGTTGAAAACAGCGGTTGGTAAAGTGATCGAAAGACCCTTTTCAATGTCAGGTGTCTACCCTCTCTTCATCAACTTCCTGCTCAGCTCAACCCACATGAAAATAAAATGGATCATCACATGTTGCGCAATACCATGGTTTCTAGCATAAGCATTTACCTTCTGAAATTGAATAAACCATATATGGTGAATGTGATTCACTGATACTATAAAGATATACAAAATGCCATTTTTGGTGCATCTTCTTTataaaacacagagacacaactaAGATCTGGACATTTGAACTGGgttttacaaaaacaaacacacacacacacacacacacacacacacacacacacacacacacacatacacacacacacacacacacacacacacacacacacacacacacacacacacacacacacacacacacagactaacaataaaaataaaaccgaGGGgcatatgtgtttatgtgtgtgtgtgtgtttgcatctctTGGGAGGCTGCACTCAGGTCATACTGGGTTATAAACTGGTCCATGGCTGCAGCACAGCGCAGGCCTATCT
Encoded here:
- the LOC115545539 gene encoding prickle-like protein 2, whose amino-acid sequence is MPLEMEKTPVTKLMYDFQRNSTSDDDSGCALEEYAWAPPGLSPEQVHQYYSCLPEDKVPYVNSPGEKYRIKQLLQQLPPHDNEVRYCNTLDEEEKRELKLFSNQRKMDNLGRGSVRPFPLNITGAGCEQCGGQINGGEIVVFAARTGHGQCWHPQCFVCNMCEELLVDLIYFYQDGKIFCGRHHAERLKPRCCACDEIIFADECTEAEGRHWHMKHFCCFECETVLGGQRYIMKDGRPHCCNCFESLYAEYCDACGEHIGIDQGQMTYDGQHWHATEECFCCARCKRSLLGRPFLPKQGQIFCSRSCSAGQEPNESDSSDSAFQSARSRESRHSTNVGKKERRNASQERRNAEARQPASAPMPDRMSAEIDPLSVQMDRLSVSSGPTPSRTPCRTPSRTPSRAPSLNQVWMSRDEAYPSAAYESAKREPSPTPTPIQMLGQCNPRQGYNPNSNPHPPTQSPVNPGKRPDSWGKEQGNTKRTPMAALRGQSFNENWIHHSQDEFRPTKLRTQMSFNEVSSQGQGISDKRSISLHGFQRANRPPLIRRNPINGMSFQETLTPLEQTPRGSMDSLITSNAAGNSLDGVSKRQEHLSRFSMPDLSKDSGVNVSEKSHMGTLSSSMQFHSTESLSSSRLYGNMDAALRVGYPLQYWDPSRPLAFNANGHAGLMGSSGNIRMSSMSERTPRRHPNGQEPVSQQQQPQPRSRKHRRGNHGNSQHRSGRHHKRSRRSRSDNALHLVADRPAHVAEPPHRRVQEDYDRFPSGHAARELLLGLAPGAYRQQQQYRPCPRTTSDLTLQNAGWQPQGPGQGGPLWAEGYREGADPWCSSCSSSSESEEDDAYFQGEAIPRPVQLRYINNEELRHRYSPSGMPGHHAPLQGPLHGQMHTRQRRKSKNCAIS